CTGCACCTGGTGTAATTGCGACCAATCCTACAACAGCTCCAGTACAAGCTCCAACTACAGTCGGTTTCCCAATTGCCAATTTTTCAATTAGCATCCATGAAAGCATTCCACTCGCTGCAGCTGTATTGGTTGTCAACAGTGCATGAATCGCCAAGCCATCCGCCGCTAAAGCTGAACCTGCATTAAAGCCAAACCAACCGAACCAAAGAAGACCTGTGCCCAGCACAACAAAAGGAATATTATGCGGTCGGTATTCGGTTTGCTTATACTCTCGTCGATGTCCTAACACAATCGCTAAAACTAGACCGGAAATTCCTGAACTAATGTGAACAACATTGCCGCCAGCAAAATCAATGGAACCGATCTCTTCTAAAAAGCCACCACCCCAAACCATATGAGCCATAGGATAATAAACAACTAAAGACCAAATCCCGATAAATAAAAAAATAGCAGAAAAACGCATCCTTCCAACAACTGCTCCTGTAATAATCGCTGTCGTAATTATGGCAAACATCATTTGAAAACCAGCGAATAAAGCTTCTGGTATCGTTTTTCCTTCAGTCATTGAAACATGATTAAAAAATAATTTATTGACATTTCCTATAAATGAGTTTCCGCCACTAAAAGACAATGTGTAGCCAACTGCAACCCAAAGTACAGAAGCAAGTCCCATCACACAGATGACCATCATCATGGTATTAAGAATATTTTTTCTTCTTTCCAAACCGCCATAAAAGAATGCTAAAGCGGGGGTCATCAAAAAAATCATCGCAGAGCAAATCATGATAAAAGCAATATTTCCCGTTTCCATACTAAATCCCTCCAATATCAAATATAAGCCAACCTTCATTTAGCTATGTCAGTTATTTTAACAGCATTTTTTCAATAATCACAACAAAAAACCGTAGTTCCTCAAAATAATTTGATTTTTCTGACAATTAAAGTTACAAAATATGACATCTATACCAATGGAGCGTTTCCTTTGAATATGTTAGCAATGTACAGAAACCAATTTACACAAAAAAAGAGTGCGTGACAAAACTAAAAATCAGTTTTGTTTCACACTCTAATTCCTAATAAACGGTGGACAAAAGTCAGGTTCTTCGGCAATTTCGCAAAAACCGAGCAATACAAGAAGCGTATTGTTCGATTTTTACTCCAATTGCTCGAACCTAATCGACTTTTATCTCAACCTCTTTTTCATTTAAGGACGTTCATTCTACATGATATTCCTTATACACTTCTTGTTTTTTTAAACCACGTAATTTAGCCACTTCTTTGATTGCTTCTTTTGAAGAGTTTCCTGCATTAATTAAGAGCTCTACATGTTCGTTGATCGAAAGAGCTAAGTCTTCATCATCAATTGCTTCCTCTCCAGAAAATCCTTCCACCAAAAGACAGCACTCCCCTTTTAGCGTATGATCTGCTAGATATTCTGCTAATTCAGACAACGTTCCACGAAGATATTCTTCATGAAGTTTCGTTAATTCTCGACAAATAACTGCTTGCCGATTTTCTCCAAATACTTCTGAAAGATGTTTAATGGTTGTTCCAATTCTATGTGGAGATTCATAAAAAATTTGTGTTGGTCTCATTGATTTTAGTGTCTCTAATGTTTCCAACTGCTCTTTTTTCTTCCTTGGTAAAAATCCATAAAAAGTGAATGGTTGTGGCGATAATCCTGAGGCGATTAGAGCCGTAATTCCAGCAGTTGGTCCAGGTAATGCAATCACTTTGATACCACGTTCAATACACGCTTCTACTAATTCGTGTCCAGGATCACTAATAGAAGGCATTCCTGCATCACTTACTTGAGCAATAGTTTCTCCTGATTCAAGCCTTTCTATAAATTGTGGAATCCGCTCTTTATAGTTATGTTCATGAAAACTAACTTGAGGCGTTGTAATTTCAAAATGATTCAGTAATTTTTGTGTATTTCTAGTATCTTCACTGGCAATGATTGTTGCTTCTTTCAGACTACGAATACAGCGAAAACTCATATCCTCTAAATTTCCTATAGGGGTTGGAACTAGGTAGAGCTGACCGCTAACGGATGTGGTATAACTTTTTTGTATTTGCATAATAGCTCCTTTTTCTCTAGTTTACGTGTAAAAAGAGGATGGGATATGACTCGAAGAGTTATGTCCCACTCACGTCACAAAAGTGTCTGGACCATAACTCTTTGAGTTATCCCCCAGACACTAAAAAGATGAATAAA
The DNA window shown above is from Enterococcus sp. 4G2_DIV0659 and carries:
- the rsmI gene encoding 16S rRNA (cytidine(1402)-2'-O)-methyltransferase, which produces MQIQKSYTTSVSGQLYLVPTPIGNLEDMSFRCIRSLKEATIIASEDTRNTQKLLNHFEITTPQVSFHEHNYKERIPQFIERLESGETIAQVSDAGMPSISDPGHELVEACIERGIKVIALPGPTAGITALIASGLSPQPFTFYGFLPRKKKEQLETLETLKSMRPTQIFYESPHRIGTTIKHLSEVFGENRQAVICRELTKLHEEYLRGTLSELAEYLADHTLKGECCLLVEGFSGEEAIDDEDLALSINEHVELLINAGNSSKEAIKEVAKLRGLKKQEVYKEYHVE
- a CDS encoding ammonium transporter, translating into METGNIAFIMICSAMIFLMTPALAFFYGGLERRKNILNTMMMVICVMGLASVLWVAVGYTLSFSGGNSFIGNVNKLFFNHVSMTEGKTIPEALFAGFQMMFAIITTAIITGAVVGRMRFSAIFLFIGIWSLVVYYPMAHMVWGGGFLEEIGSIDFAGGNVVHISSGISGLVLAIVLGHRREYKQTEYRPHNIPFVVLGTGLLWFGWFGFNAGSALAADGLAIHALLTTNTAAASGMLSWMLIEKLAIGKPTVVGACTGAVVGLVAITPGAGFVSLWSSFVLGALVSPFCYYFISSVKHKFGYDDALDAFGCHGVGGIFGGVMTGIFADPSIGGKTGLLYGSSELFIAQVASIIFTVVFAGVASFIIIKGIQLFMPIRVSAKEEALGMDRIEHDETAYPTFMGLDS